A part of Corynebacterium afermentans subsp. lipophilum genomic DNA contains:
- a CDS encoding DUF488 domain-containing protein, producing the protein MRIYTVGHSNLDFDDFTAMLSAAGVESIVDVRKLPGSRKYPWFNDDHLAAHLPEHGIAYSRSEGLTGRRNVSRTVPFEVNGNWRNRSFHNYADHALGDEFARALAELRDQAAETPTAVMCSEAVWWRCHRRIIADHLIAHGDDVGHIMGATAEGASISEATLNEGAVIGDDLLVRYPEFT; encoded by the coding sequence TTCACCGCGATGCTTTCTGCCGCCGGGGTGGAGTCCATCGTTGACGTGCGCAAACTCCCCGGGTCCCGCAAGTACCCGTGGTTCAACGACGACCACCTCGCCGCGCACCTGCCCGAGCACGGCATCGCCTACAGCCGCAGCGAGGGCCTCACCGGCCGCCGCAACGTCTCGCGCACCGTGCCCTTCGAGGTCAACGGCAACTGGCGCAACCGCAGCTTCCACAACTACGCCGACCACGCCCTCGGCGACGAGTTCGCGCGCGCCCTCGCCGAACTCCGCGACCAGGCCGCCGAAACCCCCACCGCGGTGATGTGCTCCGAGGCAGTGTGGTGGCGCTGCCACCGCCGCATCATCGCCGACCACCTCATCGCCCACGGGGACGATGTGGGCCACATTATGGGGGCGACGGCGGAGGGGGCGTCGATAAGTGAGGCAACCTTGAACGAAGGTGCCGTCATCGGCGACGACCTCCTTGTCCGCTACCCAGAGTTCACCTGA
- a CDS encoding response regulator transcription factor produces MTIRVLIVDDEAFLADAIATGLSRAGMHTRVAYDGFEALKLIDELPPDVVVLDRDLPGVHGDAVCRHVVESQPATRVIMLTASGALDDRLEGFDLGADDYLAKPFELPELVARVKALAKRNAPSRGEVYRCGDVRLDTFRREVTRGEAPVSLSPKEFAVLKVLMEAGGGVISAEDLLAEAWDENADPFTNSPRVTVSHLRKKLGEPRIVHTVTGAGYYVAEAER; encoded by the coding sequence ATGACAATTCGGGTGCTTATCGTGGACGACGAGGCCTTCCTCGCCGACGCCATCGCCACCGGCCTTTCGCGCGCCGGGATGCACACACGCGTCGCCTACGACGGGTTTGAGGCGCTGAAGCTTATCGACGAGCTGCCGCCCGACGTCGTCGTATTGGACCGGGACCTGCCCGGGGTGCACGGCGACGCGGTGTGCAGGCACGTCGTGGAGTCCCAGCCCGCCACGCGGGTGATCATGCTGACCGCGTCCGGGGCGCTGGACGACCGGCTGGAGGGCTTCGACCTCGGCGCCGACGACTACTTGGCCAAGCCGTTCGAGCTGCCGGAGCTGGTGGCGCGGGTTAAAGCCCTGGCCAAGCGCAACGCGCCGTCGCGCGGCGAGGTGTACCGCTGCGGGGATGTGCGCCTGGACACCTTCCGCCGCGAGGTGACCCGCGGCGAAGCACCGGTGAGCCTGAGCCCAAAGGAGTTCGCGGTGCTCAAGGTGCTCATGGAGGCCGGCGGCGGGGTGATCTCCGCCGAGGACCTGCTTGCCGAGGCGTGGGACGAAAACGCCGACCCGTTCACCAACTCCCCGCGCGTGACGGTGTCGCACCTGCGCAAGAAGCTCGGCGAGCCGCGCATCGTGCACACCGTCACCGGCGCCGGGTACTACGTGGCGGAGGCGGAGCGATGA
- a CDS encoding bifunctional metallophosphatase/5'-nucleotidase: protein MSARFRIQLISATTAAALATAFTPLAPAAMAAETSEFTISNVTDFHGYWEETKNVPGAAHLKCAVDEAAAGKTHVFTSAGDNIGASPFASKLLNDAPTLEILNLMNLQVSALGNHELDEGAAEFSDRVTAAAKFDYLAANAKTVKNTKDYVVKDLDGAKVAFVGTITDDMPNLVNPKSIEGIAWNDPVATTNKLAEQLKDSGEADVVIALVHEGGIKADEFSDAVDVAFLGHSHQSIEPTGEKPLLIQAGSYGANLANVDLSFDRATKKLTVRNAELLDADTIRACDTPQPEIDAVVKDALAKAGTEGKKVIGHTDEDLYKAGDKESQLNNYIAEATRQGVTQNSSVTADIGVMNAGGVRAELEAGDVTYEQAFSVQPFGGENTYVELKGSDVVQALEEQWRDDPDRPMFPLGISDNVSYTYDPAAPVGSKITSVTVDGAPIDPEKTYVVAGSTFLLAGGDNFKAFTKGSEPANLGYVDLNALVEALSSGQKQRTGQSNVGVHLPAPLTAGKEATIELSSLLFDKGEAATTATASLGDASGSATISPNNGDMTANEYGTATVKLTVPAGMSGAQELRITTDAGTEVTVPVEVAPAAGQAEPSKPAPSTPEPAADNGSSSGNLGWIIPVALAGAFGLANLVALLFPFAVDGVLGPIAKR, encoded by the coding sequence GTGTCCGCCCGCTTCCGCATCCAGCTGATCTCCGCGACCACCGCCGCCGCCCTCGCCACCGCCTTCACGCCCCTCGCCCCGGCGGCGATGGCGGCCGAGACCTCCGAATTCACCATCTCCAACGTCACCGATTTCCACGGTTACTGGGAAGAGACGAAGAACGTCCCGGGCGCCGCCCACCTCAAGTGCGCCGTGGACGAGGCCGCCGCGGGCAAGACCCACGTCTTCACTTCGGCCGGCGACAACATCGGCGCCTCCCCCTTCGCGTCCAAGCTGCTGAACGACGCCCCCACCCTGGAGATCCTCAACCTGATGAACCTGCAGGTCTCCGCGCTGGGCAACCACGAGCTCGACGAGGGCGCCGCTGAGTTCTCCGACCGCGTCACCGCGGCCGCGAAGTTCGACTACCTCGCCGCCAACGCCAAGACCGTGAAGAACACGAAGGACTACGTGGTCAAGGACCTCGACGGCGCGAAGGTCGCCTTCGTGGGCACCATCACCGACGACATGCCGAACCTGGTCAACCCGAAGTCCATCGAGGGCATCGCCTGGAACGACCCGGTCGCGACCACGAACAAGCTCGCCGAGCAGCTAAAAGATAGCGGCGAGGCCGACGTGGTCATCGCACTCGTGCACGAGGGCGGCATCAAGGCCGACGAGTTCTCGGACGCCGTCGACGTGGCGTTCCTCGGCCACTCGCACCAGTCGATCGAGCCCACCGGCGAGAAGCCGCTTTTGATCCAGGCCGGCTCCTACGGCGCCAACCTTGCCAACGTGGACCTGAGCTTCGACCGCGCCACCAAGAAGCTGACCGTGAGAAACGCCGAGCTTCTCGACGCCGACACGATCCGCGCCTGCGACACCCCGCAGCCCGAAATCGACGCCGTGGTCAAGGACGCGCTGGCGAAGGCCGGCACCGAGGGCAAGAAGGTCATCGGGCACACGGACGAGGACCTGTACAAGGCGGGCGACAAGGAGTCCCAGCTCAACAACTACATCGCGGAAGCGACCCGCCAGGGCGTGACCCAGAACTCGTCGGTCACCGCCGACATCGGCGTGATGAACGCGGGCGGCGTCCGCGCCGAGCTCGAGGCCGGCGACGTCACCTACGAGCAGGCGTTTTCCGTCCAGCCGTTCGGCGGCGAGAACACCTACGTCGAGCTGAAGGGCTCCGACGTGGTACAGGCGCTGGAGGAGCAGTGGCGCGACGACCCGGACCGCCCCATGTTCCCGCTGGGCATTTCCGACAACGTCTCCTACACCTACGACCCGGCCGCGCCGGTCGGTTCCAAGATCACCTCCGTCACCGTCGACGGCGCCCCGATCGACCCGGAGAAGACCTACGTGGTGGCCGGCTCGACCTTCCTGCTCGCCGGCGGCGACAACTTCAAGGCCTTCACCAAGGGTTCCGAGCCCGCGAACTTGGGCTACGTGGACCTCAACGCGCTGGTGGAGGCGCTCAGCTCCGGCCAGAAGCAGCGCACCGGCCAGTCAAACGTGGGCGTCCACCTCCCCGCCCCGCTCACCGCGGGCAAGGAAGCAACCATCGAGCTCAGCTCCCTCCTCTTCGACAAGGGCGAGGCCGCCACCACCGCCACCGCATCGCTTGGCGACGCCTCCGGTTCCGCCACCATCTCCCCCAACAACGGCGACATGACCGCCAACGAGTACGGCACCGCCACCGTGAAGCTGACCGTCCCGGCGGGGATGTCTGGCGCCCAGGAGCTGCGCATCACCACTGACGCCGGCACCGAGGTGACCGTCCCCGTCGAGGTCGCGCCCGCCGCGGGGCAGGCCGAGCCGAGCAAGCCCGCCCCGAGCACGCCAGAGCCCGCTGCCGACAACGGCTCGAGCTCCGGCAACCTCGGCTGGATCATCCCGGTGGCGCTCGCGGGCGCCTTCGGGCTCGCCAACCTGGTGGCCCTGCTGTTCCCGTTTGCGGTAGACGGGGTGCTGGGGCCGATCGCTAAGCGCTAG
- a CDS encoding trypsin-like serine protease, with protein sequence MKKLALNVAVGVAVGVAVAAQPAWAMESEQFAGDAAEAEPVVSVRVDDSDPDDGVCTGTAIDPHWVITARHCVEAAAKPGGSVRTGQGENQKVFQVDRHEVAPRGDIALLHTTEDMGLSSYASVADTVPSGEVNIYGWSSDGSGGSTKLPAAEATVRGESPLALFDAPSALDVALKHGARIQPGDSGGAIFSGRKVAGVMSAGLFEDPENPTEEEMNSNGAVAVAPVAEQAEWIRGVVAGSADASGGESSEPAVSLRYVVLGLGALALVAAGFVMATRRKAR encoded by the coding sequence ATGAAAAAGTTGGCGCTTAATGTTGCGGTTGGTGTTGCGGTTGGTGTCGCTGTGGCGGCGCAACCGGCGTGGGCGATGGAATCCGAGCAATTCGCCGGTGATGCGGCGGAAGCCGAACCGGTGGTCTCGGTGCGTGTGGACGACTCCGACCCCGACGACGGCGTGTGCACCGGCACCGCCATCGACCCGCACTGGGTGATCACCGCCCGCCACTGCGTCGAGGCGGCCGCCAAGCCGGGCGGCTCGGTGCGCACCGGCCAGGGCGAAAACCAGAAGGTGTTCCAGGTGGACCGCCACGAGGTCGCGCCCCGCGGCGACATCGCGTTGCTGCACACCACCGAAGACATGGGGCTTTCCTCCTACGCTTCGGTTGCGGACACGGTGCCGTCCGGGGAAGTGAACATCTACGGCTGGTCCTCCGACGGCTCCGGCGGCTCGACCAAGCTGCCCGCCGCGGAGGCGACGGTGCGCGGGGAATCGCCGCTCGCGCTTTTCGACGCTCCGTCCGCCCTCGACGTCGCTCTAAAGCACGGGGCGCGGATCCAGCCTGGCGACTCCGGCGGCGCCATCTTCTCCGGCCGCAAGGTCGCCGGCGTGATGTCGGCGGGCCTGTTCGAGGACCCGGAAAACCCCACCGAGGAGGAGATGAACTCCAACGGCGCGGTGGCGGTGGCGCCGGTGGCGGAGCAAGCCGAATGGATCCGCGGCGTGGTTGCGGGTTCGGCGGATGCTTCAGGGGGCGAGTCCTCGGAACCCGCCGTGTCCCTGCGCTACGTGGTGCTCGGCCTCGGCGCGCTCGCGCTGGTGGCGGCCGGGTTCGTCATGGCGACGCGCCGCAAGGCTCGTTAG
- a CDS encoding DUF418 domain-containing protein has product MQTRIVGIDAARAVALIAMIVAHLTAPGGIAAQLLFGFPAGLFAFLAGVSMGLMRARPAQFVVRGACLIALHFALVPFSGTIEVVLGTIGVCMIVLAWAPKLDSAWLAWLAFAGTLGSAALAPSSSPYPPLMWAVLMVAGILFARHMPLRAGAVVGCVLFAADVALRWWVPLPPLLDATGHAGGLVDVVGTAGTSIGICSLCCLAQRWLWWLAPLGRMTLTLYCLHVLSAQWVGVWASLIGAAVIAYGWLAVFKRGPMESIVRRLTAVVGKENNEKVGA; this is encoded by the coding sequence ATGCAGACCAGAATCGTTGGAATCGACGCGGCCCGGGCGGTGGCGCTCATCGCGATGATCGTCGCGCACCTCACCGCGCCGGGCGGCATCGCAGCGCAGCTGCTGTTCGGCTTCCCCGCGGGGCTCTTCGCGTTCCTCGCCGGGGTGTCCATGGGGCTGATGCGCGCCCGGCCGGCGCAGTTCGTGGTGCGCGGGGCGTGCCTGATTGCGCTGCACTTCGCGCTGGTGCCGTTCTCCGGAACCATCGAGGTGGTCCTGGGCACGATCGGGGTCTGCATGATCGTCCTCGCGTGGGCGCCGAAGCTGGATTCGGCGTGGCTTGCCTGGCTCGCCTTCGCCGGCACGTTGGGCTCCGCGGCACTCGCGCCGTCGAGCTCGCCGTACCCGCCGCTGATGTGGGCAGTGCTCATGGTCGCCGGGATCCTGTTTGCGCGCCACATGCCGCTGCGCGCCGGGGCGGTCGTCGGGTGCGTGCTGTTCGCGGCCGATGTTGCGCTGCGGTGGTGGGTGCCGTTGCCCCCGCTTCTCGACGCCACCGGCCACGCCGGCGGGCTCGTCGATGTGGTGGGGACCGCCGGGACGTCGATAGGCATCTGCTCCCTGTGCTGCCTGGCGCAGCGATGGCTGTGGTGGCTCGCCCCGCTGGGACGGATGACGCTGACCCTGTACTGCCTGCATGTGCTCAGCGCGCAGTGGGTCGGGGTGTGGGCGAGCTTGATCGGCGCGGCCGTGATCGCGTACGGCTGGCTCGCTGTGTTTAAGCGCGGGCCGATGGAAAGTATTGTTCGCCGCCTTACGGCGGTGGTTGGAAAGGAAAATAATGAAAAAGTTGGCGCTTAA